One genomic segment of Catalinimonas alkaloidigena includes these proteins:
- a CDS encoding phospholipase D-like domain-containing protein, producing MFGSNGTIDQHIIYTREEIYARLHKEITAAQSSILIAVDRFSHDELFRLLFKKIEEGVKIEIIIADRMHGQEYEYEEIFEYEDSSLQQLVLKGASVLTVDPAAHDMTQQKFCIVDKKLAFYGAYDWSRAEQSSQQESIVLTYHQATVERLIAYFNEIKNKAFELQPAQPEKKSLLSQIKAFFGMKSQERPQLSSQPRVDQQPTSSTATDTRSEYEHVLDSMIAAEVSNFDRELLRKQGYERARANNGDAHVLSKGLDSVYSVFINEVNVIEDKKTRLISKIEEQRVKSTDKLKEQLALQLHTLDTQFESRRESLQHKISSLESHIAINMKEIEGIRTSKIPAVQEKNQQIVQQIKEQERNYAKPAFKWFEFIPVTLINLGLILYLFFFYSSAAYILLFSELDAKEARLRGITVNPPEVFNPDAIGMAADKGGSALFFIMLFVFVPVSLALIGRFVQKMNWWKNTLMTLGILLVDAFIAYKVAEAIHNVDYLTGEVDVQWKFMMAFEDLNFYLVFILGALGLLLFKITFEKLMQFFEERNPDMNYRKNQQHIRHMQEDIAHNQSLRLSHEEEIARLEKEIIQYNTDINICREEVAAMPAKQTQQTEQKKSEMHNKTQSIERVTDIYKNHIENDILPISIDSVKDRINVFLEGWNDFLHDEYAVNKAMEKSKAAAEVATQWQVDKLSGNRFDQRIKA from the coding sequence ATGTTTGGGAGCAATGGAACTATCGATCAGCACATCATTTATACCCGGGAGGAGATTTATGCCCGTCTGCACAAAGAAATTACCGCGGCCCAGTCATCCATACTAATTGCAGTAGATCGCTTTTCCCATGATGAACTATTTCGCCTGCTATTCAAAAAAATTGAGGAAGGGGTAAAGATTGAAATCATCATCGCCGATCGTATGCATGGGCAGGAGTATGAGTACGAAGAAATATTTGAATACGAAGACTCTTCTCTTCAGCAACTTGTGCTTAAAGGGGCTTCTGTGCTGACCGTAGATCCGGCTGCGCATGATATGACGCAACAAAAGTTCTGCATAGTAGACAAAAAGCTAGCTTTTTATGGTGCCTACGACTGGAGCCGCGCAGAGCAGAGCAGTCAGCAGGAAAGCATTGTGCTCACCTATCATCAAGCTACGGTAGAGCGTCTGATCGCCTATTTCAATGAAATTAAAAACAAAGCTTTTGAGCTTCAGCCAGCTCAGCCGGAGAAAAAATCTTTGCTCTCCCAGATAAAAGCTTTCTTTGGCATGAAGTCACAGGAAAGACCGCAGCTTAGTAGTCAGCCCAGAGTTGATCAACAGCCAACTTCTTCTACAGCAACAGATACGCGCAGCGAATATGAGCATGTGCTGGACTCAATGATTGCAGCAGAGGTGAGTAATTTTGATCGTGAGCTGCTGCGCAAGCAGGGCTATGAGCGAGCCAGGGCCAACAATGGAGATGCACATGTGCTTAGCAAAGGGCTGGACAGTGTGTATTCGGTCTTTATCAATGAGGTCAATGTGATAGAAGACAAGAAGACGCGCCTGATCAGTAAGATAGAGGAGCAGCGGGTAAAAAGTACTGATAAGCTAAAAGAGCAACTGGCCCTGCAACTCCATACTTTGGATACGCAGTTTGAGAGCCGGAGGGAAAGCCTGCAACACAAGATCAGCAGCCTGGAGTCGCATATCGCCATCAATATGAAAGAGATAGAAGGCATACGCACTTCTAAGATACCGGCGGTGCAGGAAAAGAACCAGCAGATAGTACAGCAGATCAAGGAACAGGAGCGCAATTACGCGAAGCCGGCTTTTAAGTGGTTTGAGTTTATCCCGGTCACTCTCATTAATCTGGGCCTGATACTTTACCTCTTCTTCTTCTATTCTTCCGCCGCCTACATATTACTCTTTAGTGAGTTGGATGCCAAAGAGGCCCGGCTGAGAGGCATTACGGTGAACCCTCCCGAAGTCTTTAATCCCGATGCCATCGGCATGGCGGCAGACAAGGGAGGTTCGGCACTCTTCTTCATTATGCTCTTTGTCTTTGTACCCGTTTCGCTGGCGCTGATCGGCAGGTTTGTGCAAAAGATGAACTGGTGGAAAAACACCCTTATGACCCTGGGCATACTGCTGGTAGATGCTTTTATCGCTTACAAAGTAGCCGAGGCTATCCATAATGTAGACTACCTGACCGGTGAAGTAGATGTACAGTGGAAGTTTATGATGGCCTTTGAAGACCTGAACTTCTACCTGGTGTTTATTCTGGGAGCCTTGGGCTTATTGCTGTTTAAAATTACTTTTGAGAAGCTGATGCAGTTCTTTGAAGAACGCAATCCTGATATGAACTACCGCAAGAATCAGCAGCATATCCGGCATATGCAGGAGGACATTGCCCATAACCAGAGCCTGAGGTTGTCGCATGAAGAGGAGATTGCAAGGCTTGAAAAAGAGATCATTCAGTACAATACCGATATTAATATTTGCCGGGAAGAGGTGGCAGCCATGCCTGCCAAGCAGACGCAGCAGACAGAGCAGAAAAAGAGTGAGATGCACAACAAGACTCAGAGCATTGAAAGGGTAACGGATATCTACAAAAATCATATTGAGAATGACATTCTGCCTATTTCCATAGACTCTGTCAAGGATCGTATCAATGTGTTTCTGGAAGGATGGAACGACTTCCTGCATGATGAGTACGCTGTAAACAAAGCCATGGAAAAGAGTAAGGCCGCTGCCGAGGTAGCGACTCAGTGGCAGGTAGATAAGCTGAGTGGTAACCGATTTGACCAAAGAATAAAAGCCTAG